One segment of Neobacillus endophyticus DNA contains the following:
- a CDS encoding amino acid permease: MSNHNQKQRLRRGLDNRHIQLIALGGAIGVGLFYGSSATIQMAGPSILFSYLVGGIVIFTIMRALGELAVDEPVSGSFSLYAHRYLGPFAGYLTGWTYWFMWVVVGMAEITVVGVYVNYWFPNIPHWLTALAVLIVITMINLANVKAFGEFEFWFALIKVAAIIGMILLGLGIIFLGIGNGGHPIGFDNLWTHGGFMPNGINGIIMSLVLVMFSFGGVELVGITAGEAKNPQQSIPLAINNVIWRILIFYIGALGVMMILYPWNEVGTNGSPFVLIFDKVGIPGAAQIINLVVITAALSAFNSGLFASGRMLYNLSLQNNGPKYFGKLSKNGSPRRGILFSSLFLLIAVVLNYIVPEKVFLYISSVATVAVITSWTIILITQLKFRQSKAKKEIEKLAFKMPLYPVSTYFALTFLVFVIVLMGFIKDMRIALVVAPIWFLILYIGYKFKKKDCTESSIEEEIVG; encoded by the coding sequence TTGAGTAATCATAATCAAAAACAGAGACTTCGACGGGGGTTAGACAATAGGCATATCCAGTTAATTGCACTTGGAGGAGCAATTGGAGTTGGATTGTTCTATGGTTCAAGTGCAACCATTCAAATGGCTGGTCCATCCATTTTATTCTCATATTTAGTCGGAGGCATAGTTATTTTTACCATTATGAGAGCACTTGGAGAATTGGCAGTGGATGAACCTGTTTCGGGTTCATTTAGTTTATATGCACATCGATATTTAGGACCGTTTGCAGGTTATTTAACTGGCTGGACCTATTGGTTTATGTGGGTTGTCGTTGGCATGGCAGAGATAACGGTAGTTGGTGTTTATGTAAATTACTGGTTTCCTAATATCCCACATTGGTTGACAGCACTGGCTGTACTTATCGTAATTACAATGATAAACCTTGCTAATGTAAAGGCATTTGGAGAGTTTGAATTCTGGTTTGCACTGATTAAAGTTGCAGCCATTATCGGAATGATTCTCCTTGGATTAGGAATTATCTTCCTGGGAATCGGGAACGGAGGACATCCAATCGGTTTTGACAATCTTTGGACTCATGGTGGATTCATGCCAAATGGAATCAACGGTATTATAATGTCATTGGTCCTCGTGATGTTTTCATTTGGCGGGGTAGAGTTAGTTGGAATTACGGCAGGGGAAGCAAAAAATCCTCAACAATCCATTCCATTAGCCATCAATAATGTCATCTGGAGGATATTAATTTTTTATATTGGCGCATTAGGAGTCATGATGATTTTATATCCTTGGAATGAGGTAGGCACGAATGGCAGCCCATTTGTGTTGATTTTTGACAAAGTTGGAATTCCTGGTGCTGCGCAGATCATTAACTTAGTTGTCATAACGGCAGCATTATCTGCTTTTAATAGTGGGTTATTTGCTTCGGGAAGAATGCTATACAATTTATCACTGCAAAATAACGGTCCGAAATATTTCGGAAAGCTCAGCAAGAATGGTAGTCCGAGACGTGGAATCCTGTTCTCTTCATTGTTTTTATTAATAGCTGTCGTTTTGAATTATATAGTTCCTGAAAAAGTGTTTCTGTATATTTCTTCTGTTGCTACGGTTGCGGTTATTACCAGCTGGACGATTATCCTGATTACACAATTAAAGTTCAGACAATCAAAAGCAAAAAAAGAAATAGAAAAACTAGCATTTAAAATGCCGCTATATCCAGTTTCAACCTATTTTGCATTAACATTTTTAGTGTTTGTTATTGTCTTAATGGGCTTTATTAAGGACATGCGAATAGCATTAGTTGTAGCACCTATATGGTTTTTGATTCTATATATAGGATATAAATTCAAAAAAAAGGATTGTACAGAGAGTTCCATTGAAGAGGAGATTGTTGGATAA
- a CDS encoding GNAT family N-acetyltransferase gives MFSFEVDEEILIELLQQHQKNELYELIDTNRNYHRKWLLWVDKRNSPEDFEPIIPIWIRNYAVNNGFDAGIRYKGKLVGMIGLHYINWKNNSTNIGYFLSEDAQGKGIITRSLTALLTYLFGKLNINKVEIQCALGNQKSIAIPERLGFVKEGIKRDGQWLYDHYEDVVTYSLLSKEWNIL, from the coding sequence TTGTTTTCATTCGAAGTCGACGAAGAAATATTAATCGAATTATTACAACAACACCAAAAGAATGAATTATACGAATTAATTGATACCAACCGTAATTACCATAGAAAATGGTTATTATGGGTTGATAAAAGAAATTCACCTGAAGATTTTGAACCTATAATTCCTATCTGGATAAGAAATTACGCGGTGAACAACGGTTTTGATGCAGGAATTAGATACAAAGGAAAATTAGTTGGAATGATTGGACTTCACTATATTAATTGGAAAAATAATTCAACAAATATTGGTTATTTTTTGTCCGAAGATGCTCAAGGTAAGGGTATTATTACGAGGTCCCTAACAGCATTGTTAACCTATTTATTTGGGAAATTAAATATCAATAAAGTTGAAATACAATGTGCGTTAGGTAATCAAAAGAGTATTGCGATTCCTGAGAGATTGGGCTTCGTTAAAGAGGGTATAAAAAGGGATGGACAATGGCTTTATGACCATTACGAAGACGTAGTTACCTATAGCTTATTATCGAAGGAATGGAACATCTTGTGA
- a CDS encoding GNAT family N-acetyltransferase encodes MEISPVVLLGDRVEIQPMEDYHVQELFDAGNNPDIWAYMPMKVQSIEDMKYLVNEALQAREQGNEFPFVISDKDSGKIVGSTRFLNISIPNRNLEIGWTWLSPTVWRTRINTECKYLLLKHCFETLGTIRVQLKTDSRNVRSQQAIERLGAEKEGVLRNHMVMPDGYLRHSVFYSVIDQEWVIVKNKLESMLR; translated from the coding sequence ATGGAGATATCACCAGTGGTACTATTAGGTGATAGAGTAGAGATACAACCTATGGAAGATTATCACGTACAGGAATTATTTGATGCTGGAAACAATCCAGATATATGGGCATACATGCCAATGAAGGTTCAATCGATTGAAGATATGAAGTATCTTGTGAATGAAGCACTTCAAGCGAGAGAGCAAGGAAACGAATTTCCTTTTGTTATCTCCGATAAGGATTCGGGGAAAATTGTAGGAAGCACTCGTTTTCTTAATATATCGATACCAAACCGTAATTTGGAAATTGGTTGGACATGGCTATCTCCAACTGTTTGGCGAACTAGAATAAATACTGAATGTAAGTATCTTCTTTTGAAACACTGCTTTGAGACTCTTGGGACAATTCGTGTTCAGTTGAAAACAGATAGTCGAAATGTGAGGTCTCAGCAGGCCATTGAACGACTGGGTGCGGAAAAAGAAGGAGTGCTTCGGAATCATATGGTTATGCCTGACGGTTATTTAAGACACTCTGTGTTTTACAGTGTAATTGACCAAGAATGGGTGATAGTGAAGAACAAATTGGAGAGTATGCTGCGATAA
- the pnuC gene encoding nicotinamide riboside transporter PnuC codes for MKNNLINYAILVIFVAIAYYKDSTFIEVLASFFGLVCVYLATKENIWNYPFGIINITLLLLIFYNAKLYADMMIQGMFLVLNFYGWVFWLRNRGEKPVCQTTKLTLDGWILTIFITPILSYGWGYLLNRFTDTSVPFLYSFIAATSLVAQVLFATKKFENWYLWILVNISSVGLYAYKGLYTISFTYFIFLIVSIVGVFEWKKQY; via the coding sequence TTGAAAAACAATTTAATAAATTATGCCATATTAGTCATATTTGTAGCAATCGCGTACTATAAAGATTCAACTTTTATTGAAGTATTAGCAAGTTTTTTCGGACTAGTCTGTGTTTACCTTGCAACAAAAGAAAACATATGGAACTACCCATTTGGAATTATAAACATTACTTTATTATTACTGATTTTTTACAATGCAAAACTCTATGCTGATATGATGATTCAAGGTATGTTTCTTGTGCTAAATTTTTATGGCTGGGTGTTTTGGTTACGAAATCGCGGAGAGAAGCCAGTATGTCAAACGACAAAACTCACATTAGACGGTTGGATTTTAACAATTTTTATAACACCTATTTTATCTTATGGTTGGGGTTACCTGTTAAATAGATTTACCGATACGAGTGTACCTTTTCTATACTCATTTATTGCAGCTACCAGCTTGGTTGCACAAGTGCTGTTTGCTACCAAAAAATTTGAGAATTGGTATCTTTGGATTTTAGTGAATATTTCATCAGTTGGTTTATATGCATACAAAGGTCTTTATACGATTAGTTTTACCTATTTTATATTTTTAATAGTTAGTATCGTAGGTGTATTTGAATGGAAGAAACAATATTAA
- a CDS encoding PrpF domain-containing protein, with protein sequence METLENIRVETGIKIGLIKGEEREQVSPSTHALPKIAMVASPDEYITSSGTRVKVEDIDILSRYISMGSLHRAQAVSGAMALAAAANIPGTIPNQVISHTESTVRIGHPSGRLFVDATIEKDGSDWRVNRAANGRTARRLMEGYAYVPISVLQKVKGSLLMKLSGC encoded by the coding sequence CTGGAAACATTAGAAAATATTCGTGTGGAAACTGGGATCAAAATCGGGCTTATCAAAGGGGAGGAAAGGGAACAAGTTTCTCCAAGTACGCATGCTCTACCGAAGATTGCGATGGTCGCTTCGCCTGATGAATATATAACGAGTAGTGGAACTAGAGTAAAAGTTGAGGATATCGATATTTTATCTCGCTATATCTCAATGGGTTCCCTTCATAGGGCCCAAGCTGTAAGTGGAGCAATGGCACTTGCTGCTGCCGCAAATATTCCTGGAACTATCCCAAATCAGGTAATCAGTCATACAGAATCTACGGTTCGAATTGGTCATCCTTCTGGAAGACTATTTGTCGATGCCACTATTGAAAAGGATGGATCAGACTGGCGAGTAAATCGTGCTGCAAATGGTAGGACTGCAAGGAGATTAATGGAAGGATATGCGTATGTCCCAATATCCGTTTTACAAAAAGTAAAGGGAAGCCTTTTGATGAAGCTATCTGGATGCTAA
- a CDS encoding MFS transporter: protein MVFGNSSYSNGQVKFNNETLLNKRYKNSFKIAWDPVSFGVIRFITGMGTTALLINANTYLSEFFPSKVRGKFQAIGMAIGVCGIPVTGWVSSYLIPLSNWGWRTVFIWGALGIFSLFFISRIEEIPRWYEARGQFDKAEEILQRIEEAVRKEKGTIPPASSVLPQTKKDKIRLASISQLFKGHYLKRTSLLTAAWVFQTIGLYGFGSWVPTLLVKQGFKMSDSLLYTTLITLGAPLGALVGALISDRLERKTNVVVSSALIAVAVFLYGVTLQPVFIITFGFLINLIERTYASNLYTYTSELYPTETRALGQGLTYGIGRFSNMFGPLIISAIYTGNGYMKVFIFITVCWIASAIVLCFGPRTSNRSLEELNTFNQHPSTTIKNSNVVNRL from the coding sequence GTGGTATTTGGTAATAGTAGCTATTCTAACGGCCAAGTAAAATTCAATAACGAAACTTTATTGAATAAAAGATATAAAAATAGTTTTAAAATTGCGTGGGATCCTGTTTCTTTCGGTGTTATCCGATTTATTACGGGTATGGGAACTACAGCCTTGCTCATCAATGCGAATACGTATTTAAGTGAGTTTTTCCCATCCAAAGTTCGTGGTAAATTTCAAGCAATAGGTATGGCAATTGGTGTCTGCGGAATTCCGGTTACTGGTTGGGTATCTAGTTATCTGATTCCATTGAGTAACTGGGGATGGAGAACAGTATTTATATGGGGGGCACTTGGTATCTTTTCATTATTCTTTATTAGCCGTATAGAGGAAATTCCACGTTGGTACGAGGCACGCGGACAGTTTGATAAGGCTGAAGAGATCTTACAGAGAATAGAGGAAGCTGTACGTAAGGAAAAGGGGACAATACCTCCTGCATCTTCTGTTTTGCCACAGACTAAAAAAGATAAAATTAGGTTAGCCAGCATTAGCCAATTGTTTAAAGGACATTATCTAAAGAGGACTAGCTTGCTAACGGCTGCTTGGGTATTCCAAACTATTGGTTTGTATGGGTTTGGTTCTTGGGTTCCCACTCTGCTCGTGAAGCAAGGGTTTAAAATGAGTGATTCACTATTGTATACGACCTTAATCACCTTAGGAGCTCCATTGGGCGCATTAGTTGGAGCGTTGATATCAGACCGTCTTGAAAGAAAAACAAACGTGGTTGTTTCCTCCGCATTGATTGCTGTTGCTGTCTTTTTGTACGGTGTAACCTTACAGCCCGTTTTCATTATTACCTTTGGGTTCTTGATTAACTTAATTGAAAGAACCTATGCTTCCAACTTGTATACGTATACATCTGAATTATACCCAACGGAAACGCGTGCTCTTGGTCAAGGGTTAACCTACGGCATTGGACGTTTCTCTAATATGTTTGGACCACTTATAATTAGTGCAATCTATACTGGAAACGGCTACATGAAGGTATTCATCTTTATTACAGTTTGCTGGATTGCTTCCGCAATTGTACTTTGCTTTGGTCCTAGAACCTCCAATAGAAGCCTGGAGGAGCTCAATACCTTTAACCAACATCCGTCTACTACCATAAAAAATAGTAATGTGGTAAATCGATTATAA
- a CDS encoding HAD family hydrolase produces MVKAAIFDLDGTLLNRDESIEKFINTQYDRYKKIVGHIPKDKYVTRFIELDNRGYVWKDKVYQQLVAEFEITDITWEELLQDYINDFKNNCIPFPNLIGLMEELKKRNFRLGIITNGKGQFQMDNIKALGIEKYFDSILISEWEGIKKPDPQIFKRALEDLNVLPNQSLFVGDHPVNDVKAAQNVGMIGIWKKDHQWNSVEADFIIADLAELPLIIDNTKKLNVPSC; encoded by the coding sequence ATGGTTAAAGCAGCTATTTTCGATTTAGATGGAACATTGTTAAATAGAGATGAATCCATTGAAAAGTTCATAAATACTCAATATGATAGGTATAAAAAAATAGTAGGGCATATCCCTAAAGATAAATATGTAACAAGATTTATTGAATTAGACAATCGTGGGTATGTATGGAAAGATAAAGTGTATCAACAATTAGTCGCTGAATTTGAGATTACTGATATAACATGGGAGGAATTGCTTCAAGATTATATTAATGATTTTAAAAACAATTGCATTCCTTTTCCTAATCTTATTGGTTTGATGGAGGAATTAAAAAAAAGGAATTTTAGGTTAGGAATCATTACAAATGGAAAAGGGCAGTTTCAAATGGATAATATAAAAGCACTAGGTATTGAGAAGTATTTTGACTCTATTTTAATATCTGAATGGGAAGGAATAAAAAAGCCTGACCCACAAATATTTAAAAGAGCATTGGAGGACCTTAATGTTTTACCGAACCAAAGCTTATTTGTTGGGGACCATCCTGTAAATGATGTGAAGGCAGCACAAAATGTCGGGATGATAGGGATTTGGAAAAAGGATCATCAATGGAATAGTGTTGAAGCTGATTTTATAATTGCTGATTTAGCCGAGTTGCCTTTAATCATAGATAATACAAAAAAACTGAATGTGCCATCTTGTTAG
- a CDS encoding aminotransferase-like domain-containing protein, with the protein MPVNSFENYPMSWKPDKKALRRPLYKSLASLLEQDIINGFLAPGTKLPPQRELADFLDINFTTITRAYKICEVKGLIYAVTGSGTFVAPNAARSITISKDKTSNLIELGFVASFEQTNAIVKDTIQKVADKKYLEQLLNYNDPTGIPHQKTAALNWMESFGIQTDQEHVAIVSGAQNALAIALAAMFEPGNRIATDLYTFPNFIELAKIFHIQLVPIPGDQYGMLPDELEKQCSQMNIHGIFLMPSCSNPTAVMISDFRKKELASVIRRHRLILIEDDIHAFLTAGFIPDYQQPMYNLLSEQSVYICSTSKSICSGLRVAYMVYGDALHEKILRAIFNINVKTSSLDAEVVTELILSGKAHEIVSQKRQLSKAVNDIYAEYFPLNKDTGHPLSFYRWLPIKGHDDAIQLEMDLKRQGIRVFHSDRFLSGQTTSDKYLRIALSSTNSLDELRMGLKILKQHL; encoded by the coding sequence ATGCCTGTTAATTCATTTGAAAATTATCCAATGTCTTGGAAACCTGATAAAAAAGCTTTAAGACGTCCACTATATAAATCTCTTGCATCATTACTTGAACAGGATATAATAAATGGCTTTTTAGCACCTGGGACCAAGTTACCCCCGCAACGAGAACTGGCAGATTTTCTTGACATAAATTTCACCACTATTACCCGTGCATATAAAATATGTGAGGTAAAGGGATTAATTTATGCTGTTACAGGAAGTGGTACTTTTGTAGCTCCTAATGCTGCTCGTTCTATTACCATTTCCAAGGATAAAACGTCAAATCTTATTGAGCTTGGATTTGTTGCATCATTTGAGCAAACCAATGCAATTGTAAAAGACACTATTCAAAAGGTTGCTGACAAAAAATATTTGGAACAGCTACTAAATTACAACGATCCTACAGGTATTCCGCACCAAAAAACGGCAGCTCTAAACTGGATGGAATCATTCGGTATCCAAACAGATCAAGAGCATGTAGCGATTGTTTCTGGTGCCCAAAATGCACTGGCTATTGCCTTGGCTGCTATGTTTGAGCCTGGTAATAGAATTGCAACTGATTTATATACATTTCCAAACTTTATAGAGCTAGCAAAAATATTCCATATTCAATTAGTCCCTATTCCCGGAGATCAATACGGGATGTTGCCTGACGAACTTGAAAAGCAGTGCAGCCAAATGAATATTCATGGCATTTTTCTAATGCCCTCTTGCAGTAATCCTACTGCAGTTATGATTTCTGATTTTCGTAAGAAGGAGTTAGCATCAGTTATCCGAAGGCATCGTTTAATATTGATTGAGGATGATATTCATGCATTCCTGACTGCAGGTTTTATTCCCGATTACCAGCAACCAATGTACAATTTACTTTCAGAGCAGAGCGTTTATATTTGCAGCACCTCTAAGTCAATCTGTTCCGGATTAAGAGTAGCCTATATGGTTTATGGCGATGCCTTACATGAGAAAATTTTAAGGGCTATTTTTAACATCAATGTAAAAACTTCTTCTTTAGATGCAGAAGTGGTGACAGAGCTTATCTTATCAGGTAAGGCTCATGAAATTGTTTCTCAGAAGCGGCAACTTTCAAAGGCTGTTAATGACATATACGCTGAATATTTCCCTTTAAACAAAGACACTGGACATCCTCTTAGTTTTTATCGTTGGCTTCCTATTAAGGGGCATGATGATGCGATCCAACTGGAAATGGATTTGAAAAGGCAAGGGATTCGAGTCTTTCATTCTGATCGTTTTCTAAGCGGGCAGACCACTTCTGATAAATATTTGCGAATTGCACTTTCTTCTACAAATTCATTAGACGAGTTAAGAATGGGATTGAAAATTTTAAAACAACATCTCTAA
- the azlC gene encoding azaleucine resistance protein AzlC, which yields MTDVNKRNQLWIAFRAAFPFTVPIFAGFVFLGIAYGIFMHSLGFSAIYPILMSLTIFAGSMEFVAANLLLISFNPLNALFLTLMVNARHLFYGISMLEKYRGFGKKKLYMIFGLCDESFSINCTVDVPKNIDKGWFMFFVTLLNHTYWVIGATIGGVFGSLVKFRTEGLDFVMTALFVVIFIEQWMKEKKHHSALVGLGLSTACLIIFGGNNFILPAMIAILGVLTLIRKPLEKVEVSPT from the coding sequence GTGACAGATGTGAATAAAAGAAATCAACTTTGGATTGCATTTCGTGCAGCTTTTCCCTTTACAGTCCCCATTTTTGCAGGATTTGTATTCTTAGGAATTGCCTATGGAATTTTCATGCACTCATTAGGTTTCAGTGCAATTTATCCTATTTTGATGAGTCTAACTATATTTGCAGGGTCAATGGAGTTTGTAGCTGCTAATTTATTGCTTATCTCTTTTAATCCGTTAAACGCCCTTTTTCTTACTTTAATGGTGAATGCACGTCACTTGTTTTATGGTATTTCCATGTTAGAAAAGTATAGGGGATTTGGGAAGAAAAAGCTCTACATGATTTTCGGCCTTTGCGACGAGTCTTTTTCTATCAATTGTACCGTTGATGTTCCAAAGAATATAGATAAAGGCTGGTTTATGTTCTTTGTGACACTCCTCAATCATACGTATTGGGTCATAGGAGCTACAATTGGCGGTGTTTTTGGTTCTCTTGTAAAATTCAGGACTGAAGGACTCGATTTTGTTATGACAGCTCTATTTGTTGTCATCTTCATTGAACAATGGATGAAAGAGAAAAAACATCATAGTGCTCTCGTTGGGCTTGGTCTTTCAACTGCTTGTCTTATTATTTTTGGTGGAAACAATTTCATTCTACCTGCTATGATTGCCATTTTAGGGGTACTCACTCTAATTAGAAAACCATTGGAGAAAGTTGAGGTTAGCCCTACATGA
- a CDS encoding branched-chain amino acid transporter permease: protein MTMNLTQQIITIAMVVLGTMLTRFLPFIVFPSGKPTPNYVQYLGKMLPSAVIGLLVIYCFKDVNLLYGSHGFPEFIAVAVVAFLHFWKKKMLLSIAGGTIVYMVLVQLVF, encoded by the coding sequence ATGACAATGAATTTAACGCAACAGATTATTACGATTGCTATGGTTGTTTTAGGAACAATGTTAACACGATTTCTTCCATTTATCGTTTTCCCGTCAGGTAAACCTACACCGAATTATGTACAGTATCTTGGTAAAATGCTGCCATCGGCAGTAATTGGGCTTTTAGTCATCTATTGTTTTAAAGATGTGAATTTATTATATGGAAGTCATGGTTTCCCTGAATTTATAGCAGTAGCAGTAGTTGCATTTCTTCACTTTTGGAAGAAAAAAATGCTCCTCTCCATAGCAGGAGGAACGATTGTTTACATGGTTTTGGTGCAATTGGTTTTTTAA
- a CDS encoding flavin monoamine oxidase family protein, translating to MARTPLVSILQKSYALAEEEWKRQNSNGQAVRPIGIGSQTEIVTIEKEKLQSPIMNSGDAKIVQRVAIIGAGLAGLTCAYRLKQGGIIATIYEASERVGGRCWTRRDYFNEGQIVERGGELMDTCHIEIQELAKELGLELDHVTAAEPPGTKPCYFFDGAGYSIKEVTNDFLKIYPKLQKDLKEVGETTLYYSFTKRGYELDHMSIVDYINEIVPGGIQSRFGKLLELAYTIEYGADASKQSALNLLYLLGFAQREHFQIYGDSDECFHIKGGNDLLPNRLAKKLNGQIRFNSQLKKIAFDDQKEIRLVFQNDEQEWEVIADKVILALPISILRTIDYKDASFRPLKKIAIEELGMGVNTKLHVQFVSRFWNELGNNGETFSDTGYQQTFESSRAQPGRSGILVNYTGGDTAAKQVAQTNDSLAETVKIFLDKLNPVLPGCKSKWNGLATLNHWLSNQWSKGAYSYWKVGQHTKFAGILGEREGNIFFAGEHTSIKYPGYLNGAVETGERAAQEILNDILKNKLEP from the coding sequence TTGGCACGAACACCGTTAGTTAGTATCTTGCAGAAATCATATGCATTGGCAGAAGAAGAATGGAAAAGACAAAATAGTAATGGACAAGCTGTTCGACCAATTGGGATTGGTTCGCAAACGGAAATTGTCACGATAGAAAAGGAAAAGCTGCAATCACCTATTATGAACAGCGGGGATGCGAAAATCGTCCAAAGGGTTGCTATTATCGGAGCGGGTTTAGCAGGTTTAACTTGTGCATACCGGCTGAAACAGGGCGGAATTATTGCCACTATATATGAGGCGTCGGAGCGGGTTGGAGGCCGCTGCTGGACAAGACGGGACTATTTTAATGAAGGTCAGATTGTCGAACGCGGTGGTGAATTAATGGATACTTGCCATATAGAGATACAGGAACTGGCAAAGGAGTTGGGGTTGGAGCTAGATCATGTCACCGCAGCAGAACCACCTGGCACCAAACCATGCTACTTTTTTGATGGGGCAGGTTATTCCATTAAAGAGGTTACAAACGATTTTTTAAAAATCTATCCAAAACTTCAAAAGGATTTAAAAGAAGTGGGAGAAACGACCCTTTATTATAGCTTTACTAAGCGGGGATACGAGTTGGATCATATGTCCATTGTGGACTATATTAATGAAATCGTCCCGGGAGGCATCCAGTCGAGATTTGGGAAATTATTAGAATTGGCTTATACCATTGAATATGGCGCTGATGCCAGTAAGCAAAGTGCATTAAATCTACTTTATTTATTAGGATTTGCTCAAAGAGAGCATTTTCAAATTTATGGTGACTCAGATGAATGCTTTCATATAAAGGGTGGAAATGATCTGCTCCCGAACAGATTAGCAAAGAAGCTTAATGGACAAATTAGATTTAATTCACAGCTTAAAAAGATTGCCTTTGATGATCAAAAGGAAATTCGACTCGTATTCCAAAATGATGAACAAGAATGGGAGGTTATAGCCGACAAAGTCATTCTCGCATTACCTATTAGTATTTTAAGAACGATAGATTATAAGGATGCGAGTTTTCGGCCGTTAAAAAAAATAGCGATTGAAGAGCTGGGAATGGGAGTAAATACAAAGCTACATGTCCAATTTGTCAGCCGATTTTGGAACGAGCTTGGAAATAACGGCGAAACGTTTTCAGATACAGGCTATCAGCAAACCTTCGAGTCATCACGGGCACAGCCAGGCAGATCAGGAATTCTAGTTAATTATACAGGAGGGGACACGGCAGCCAAACAAGTAGCACAAACAAATGATTCACTAGCTGAAACGGTTAAAATCTTTTTGGACAAGCTAAATCCTGTCTTGCCAGGATGTAAAAGTAAATGGAATGGACTAGCCACGCTAAATCATTGGCTTAGCAATCAATGGTCCAAAGGCGCCTATTCCTATTGGAAAGTTGGCCAACATACCAAATTTGCTGGTATTTTAGGAGAAAGAGAAGGAAATATCTTTTTTGCGGGTGAGCATACTTCGATTAAATATCCAGGCTATTTAAATGGAGCGGTCGAGACTGGGGAGAGAGCTGCACAAGAAATCCTAAATGATATATTGAAAAATAAACTAGAACCATGA
- a CDS encoding CotG/ExsB N-terminal domain-containing protein yields MNLYTEFDIQEAIQTSEDLGLSEFMFNDPSFGPLTSRRRSGRGSGRGSGRGSGRGSGRGSGRGSSRRSGRGSGRGSGRGSGRGSGRGSSRRSGFSLSDLLSGFRF; encoded by the coding sequence GTGAATCTATATACTGAATTTGATATTCAGGAAGCAATACAAACTTCTGAAGATCTAGGTTTAAGTGAATTTATGTTTAATGATCCGAGTTTTGGTCCCCTTACTTCCCGCCGTCGCTCTGGTCGTGGTTCTGGACGTGGTTCCGGACGTGGCTCTGGTCGTGGTTCTGGTCGTGGTTCTGGCCGTGGCTCTAGCCGTCGTTCTGGTCGTGGTTCTGGTCGTGGTTCTGGCCGTGGTTCTGGCCGTGGTTCTGGTCGTGGCTCTAGCCGTCGTTCCGGGTTTAGTTTAAGCGATCTACTTTCTGGATTCCGTTTTTAA
- a CDS encoding nuclear transport factor 2 family protein, producing MSIEQVVQKQIEFYNKQDMEGFASTYADDITVYSFPDNTIQLDGKQALIERYTETFKKKMYAEIKTRSIVGNKVIDWEIAKNGLTGESTSLMAIYEIENNLISKVWFIRE from the coding sequence ATGTCAATTGAACAAGTTGTCCAAAAACAAATCGAATTCTATAACAAGCAGGATATGGAAGGCTTTGCAAGTACATATGCAGACGATATTACGGTGTATTCCTTTCCAGATAACACCATTCAATTAGATGGAAAACAAGCACTTATTGAAAGGTATACCGAAACATTTAAGAAAAAAATGTATGCCGAAATCAAAACTCGCTCGATAGTCGGAAACAAAGTCATTGATTGGGAAATCGCTAAGAATGGATTAACAGGTGAAAGTACAAGCTTAATGGCCATATACGAAATAGAAAATAATTTGATATCTAAGGTATGGTTTATTCGGGAATAA